In a single window of the Populus alba chromosome 16, ASM523922v2, whole genome shotgun sequence genome:
- the LOC118056120 gene encoding receptor-like protein 7: MRMLLLFLLSLFHLRACYSSPSMQPLCHDDESYALLQFKESLVINESASYESSAYPKVASWKVDGETGDCCSWDGVKCDGGSGHVIGLDLSSSCLYGSIDSNSSLFHLVQLRRLNLADNDFNNSEIPSEIRNLSRLFDLNLSMSSFSGQIPTEILELSKLVSLALGLNSLKLQKPGLQDLVEALTNLEVLHLSRVEISAKVPQIMANLSSLSSLFLRDCGLQGEFPMGIFQLPNLRFLSIRYNPYLTGYLPEFQSGNQLESLLLAGTNFSGQLPGSLGNLKSLKEFDAARCYFSGVIPSSLGNLTKLNYLHLSDNRFSGKIPSTFVNLLQLTDLSLSSNNFRSGTLDWLGNLTNLNYVDLQDTSSYGNIPSFLRNLTQLTVLALQGNKLTGQIPSWIGNHTQLISLYLGVNKLHGPIPESISRLQNLEELDLGNNFFSGTLDLNLLLKFRNLVSLQLSYTNLSLLDSNNATIPLPKLEILSLGGYNLGEFPSFLRDQNHLELLFFFDNELVGHIPKWFMNMSTITLEDLSLAGNLLTGFEQSFDVLPWNNLRSLDLSSNKFQGSLPIPPPAIYEYNVSNNKLNGEIPEVICNLTLLSVVDLSNNNLSGQLPPCLGIKSSTASVLDLRNNSFRGEIPDTFTSGCSLRIVDFGQNKLEGKIPKSLANCTKLEILNLEQNKINCVFPSWLGVLPHLRVMILRSNALHGMIRKPETNVEFPRLQIVDLSNNSFKGKLPLEYFRNWTAMQNVHNENLIYMQAHISFQTSHHVMEYWYEYSMTMTNKGVMILYEKIQDSLTAIDFSSNGFEGGIPEVLGDLKALHLLNLSNNFLRGGIPSSLSNLKEIESLDLSQNKLSGEIPGELAQLTFLEVFNVSHNFLSGPIPRGNQFGTFDNTSFDENPGLCGEPLSKECGNGEDSLPAAKEDGGSGYPLEFGWKVVVIGYASGSVIGVILGCAMNTRKYECLVKNYFARWQYKGQNLKTRLRRN; this comes from the coding sequence ATGCGGATGCTTTTGCTCTTTTTGCTGTCTTTGTTTCATCTTAGAGCTTGTTATTCTTCTCCTTCCATGCAGCCTCTATGCCATGATGATGAGAGTTATGCCTTGTTGCAGTTCAAGGAAAGCCTTGTCATTAATGAGTCTGCTTCTTATGAGTCTTCTGCCTATCCTAAGGTTGCATCATGGAAAGTTGATGGAGAAACCGGTGATTGCTGCTCATGGGATGGTGTTAAATGTGACGGAGGCTCTGGTCATGTGATCGGCCTTGACCTCAGTAGCAGCTGCCTTTATGGCTCCATCGACTCTAATAGCAGCCTCTTCCACCTTGTTCAGCTCAGAAGGCTGAATCTTGCTGACAACGACTTCAACAACTCTGAAATCCCTTCCGAGATTCGAAATCTCTCAAGGCTGTTTGATCTAAATCTCTCAATGTCTAGCTTTTCTGGTCAGATTCCAACAGAGATCTTAGAGCTTTCCAAGTTGGTTTCCCTTGCTCTGGGATTGAATTCTTTGAAGCTCCAAAAGCCTGGTCTGCAAGATTTAGTTGAAGCATTAACCAACTTGGAGGTGCTCCATCTCAGCAGAGTCGAAATATCAGCCAAGGTACCTCAAATCATGGCAAATTTATCCTCTTTGTCATCTCTATTTCTCAGGGATTGTGGATTGCAGGGAGAGTTCCCCATGGGTATATTCCAATTACCCAACCTTCGCTTTCTCAGTATCCGGTATAATCCATATCTCACTGGATATTTGCCGGAATTCCAGTCGGGCAACCAACTTGAATCATTGTTGCTTGCAGGGACGAATTTCTCAGGTCAGCTACCAGGGTCCCTTGGGAACCTCAAATCATTGAAAGAATTTGACGCGGCTCGATGTTATTTTTCAGGGGTGATACCATCTTCACTTGGTAATCTTACGAAACTGAACTATCTACACCTTTCTGATAACCGTTTCTCTGGGAAAATCCCTTCCACATTTGTCAACCTTCTTCAACTTACTGACCTGTCGCTTTCTTCCAACAATTTCAGATCTGGTACCTTAGATTGGCTTGGTAATCTAACCAATCTCAATTATGTAGACTTGCAAGACACCAGTTCATATGGTAACATTCCATCCTTTCTTAGAAACTTGACTCAGCTCACCGTCTTGGCGCTTCAAGGAAATAAATTAACTGGTCAAATTCCATCTTGGATTGGAAATCATACCCAATTAATCTCACTATACCTTGGTGTCAACAAACTGCACGGTCCGATTCCTGAATCTATTTCTAGGCTTCAAAATCTTGAAGAACTTGACCTAGGAAATAATTTCTTTAGTGGTACTTTGGATTTGAACCTTCTTCTTAAGTTCAGAAACCTTGTTTCACTCCAGTTATCGTATACCAATCTGTCCCTGCTTGATAGCAACAATGCTACCATTCCTCTGCCAAAACTTGAAATATTGTCGTTAGGTGGATACAATCTAGGTGAATTTCCCAGTTTCTTGCGTGATCAAAACCATTtagagcttttattttttttcgataACGAGCTTGTGGGACACATACCCAAATGGTTTATGAACATGAGTACCATAACCCTCGAGGATCTATCTCTGGCGGGCAACCTTCTGACTGGTTTTGAGCAATCCTTCGACGTTCTTCCATGGAATAATCTACGCTCACTGGATCTTAGTTCAAACAAGTTCCAAGGATCCCTCCCAATTCCACCACCAGCAATCTATGAATATAACGTCTCgaacaacaaattaaatggaGAAATCCCAGAAGTTATTTGCAATCTGACTTTGCTTTCTGTCGttgatttgtcaaataacaatttgaGTGGCCAACTTCCGCCGTGCTTGGGCATTAAAAGCAGCACTGCTTCAGTTCTGGATCTGCGCAACAATAGTTTCAGGGGTGAGATTCCCGACACCTTCACAAGTGGCTGCTCATTGAGGATCGTTGATTTCGGTCAAAACAAACTGGAGGGGAAGATACCAAAATCATTAGCCAATTGCACCAAGCTAGAGATTCTCAATCttgaacaaaataagataaattgtgTCTTTCCTTCTTGGTTGGGTGTTCTTCCTCATTTGAGGGTTATGATTTTGAGATCTAATGCGCTACATGGTATGATTAGGAAACCTGAAACCAACGTTGAATTTCCGAGGTTACAGATTGTTGACCTCTCCAACAACAGTTTTAAGGGTAAGTTGCCACTTGAATATTTCCGAAATTGGACTGCCATGCAAAATGTCCATAATGAGAACTTGATTTACATGCAAGCACACATAAGTTTTCAAACATCGCATCATGTAATGGAATATTGGTATGAGTACTCGATGACAATGACAAACAAAGGTGTGATGATCTTATATGAGAAGATCCAAGATAGTCTTACTGCTATCGATTTCTCAAGTAATGGTTTTGAAGGAGGAATCCCAGAGGTCCTCGGAGATCTCAAAGCACTTCATTTGCTCAATCTCTCCAACAACTTTCTCAGGGGTGGCATCCCTTCATCCTTGTCCAACTTGAAAGAGATTGAATCTTTGGACCTTTCTCAGAACAAACTCTCGGGAGAGATTCCTGGCGAACTTGCACAGCTCACCTTCCTCGAGGTCTTCAATGTGTCTCACAATTTTCTCTCAGGTCCGATACCACGAGGAAACCAATTCGGAACATTTGACAACACTTCATTTGATGAGAATCCAGGACTGTGTGGGGAGCCGTTGTCAAAAGAATGTGGAAATGGTGAGGACTCGCTGCCAGCAGCTAAAGAAGATGGGGGCTCGGGATATCCACTTGAATTTGGTTGGAAGGTGGTGGTGATAGGTTATGCAAGTGGATCGGTAATTGGAGTGATTCTTGGATGCGCTATGAACACAAGGAAGTATGAATGCTTGGTGAAGAATTATTTTGCGAGGTGGCAATACAAAGGTCAGAATTTGAAGACTCGCCTGCGTAGaaattga